The following proteins are co-located in the Polystyrenella longa genome:
- a CDS encoding tetratricopeptide repeat protein gives MKTLQTSLVLLATFLTVGCQSSPFNSFRSASWSQKDVAEKELMELTENAPQGTPKSAKPGPIAEHEQDSKKSSAVSDIQLASAEFPMESDTSLAKAATSDVDKLLREGQAYESAGDFDQAKQVYKQVLASQPVNSRAHHRLAVLADLQKNYTEAEQHYRQAMLDSPLDPELLSDLGYSYLLQNRYSESQSYLTQAVQMAPTHTRAVNNLGLLHAKQGQYDQALAMFRKTGTESEAQMKLSSIAPGYTAGNNQAVASNNSAPQNNSGVVNANAQVVSQAPVGMNPFTQFTPQASQNTQAIPTTQLNVNNTVPAAIPAQFGSNSSQQDFQTMAPVPQRQNLAVAPSTNGNAPTTNEANYNGPSANSQNANVMQSNYTAQPQPNGNATDQHQPHVFGAASSKEIVSAPISNGASNNANTLPNGARVPFVFGAESASTNNQQANQQPNQATAFNGNINQNSVTNQNQIPAGGSQNIAQANWSQGQGANAQLQSQPQYNGMINGQGVQPVNYNTANNGMANSGMVPNNSTDPGSVLPLNQMNSATSNALPSINPGTENQTGWGMSPATNGMPTVNGINTANGINNGTGNLQAQTQQYDAWGNPIPSNMLNNANQQQPQVFPSTQAMMPQNQVFNPSAGQYQNGAAAQNGQAYQYPQQSQPVITPGSNNRNAYSGQNETVRF, from the coding sequence GTGAAAACTCTACAGACTTCGCTCGTACTGTTGGCAACTTTCCTCACTGTGGGATGCCAATCGTCACCGTTCAACAGCTTTCGCAGCGCCAGTTGGTCGCAAAAAGATGTTGCGGAAAAAGAACTGATGGAACTCACGGAAAATGCTCCGCAGGGTACACCGAAATCCGCAAAGCCGGGCCCCATCGCCGAGCATGAACAGGACTCGAAAAAGTCTTCCGCGGTGAGCGATATTCAGCTCGCTTCGGCAGAATTTCCGATGGAGAGCGATACGTCGCTGGCCAAAGCGGCGACCTCCGATGTCGATAAGCTGCTCCGCGAAGGACAAGCATACGAATCTGCCGGTGATTTTGATCAGGCAAAACAAGTCTATAAACAAGTACTGGCATCGCAGCCGGTTAACTCTCGGGCTCATCATCGTTTGGCTGTTCTGGCTGACTTACAGAAAAACTATACCGAAGCCGAACAACATTATCGTCAGGCCATGCTGGATAGCCCGCTCGATCCTGAATTGCTCAGTGACCTGGGTTATTCGTACCTGTTACAGAATCGATATTCCGAAAGCCAGTCTTACCTGACACAAGCGGTTCAGATGGCACCAACCCACACGCGTGCGGTTAATAACCTGGGATTGCTTCATGCAAAACAGGGACAATACGATCAGGCTTTAGCCATGTTCCGTAAAACCGGAACAGAATCGGAAGCACAGATGAAATTGTCATCGATCGCTCCCGGTTATACGGCAGGAAATAACCAAGCTGTCGCCTCGAATAATTCGGCACCACAGAACAACTCCGGCGTGGTTAATGCAAATGCTCAAGTAGTCTCTCAGGCACCCGTCGGTATGAACCCGTTCACCCAATTCACGCCTCAGGCATCGCAGAATACACAAGCCATTCCCACCACTCAGTTGAACGTCAACAACACGGTACCCGCAGCGATTCCGGCTCAATTCGGTTCGAATTCGTCGCAACAGGATTTCCAAACGATGGCGCCAGTGCCGCAGCGCCAAAATCTGGCTGTCGCGCCTTCCACTAACGGAAATGCACCGACAACCAATGAAGCGAACTACAACGGGCCCAGTGCCAATTCGCAGAATGCCAACGTGATGCAAAGCAATTACACGGCACAGCCTCAACCAAACGGGAACGCCACTGACCAGCATCAACCTCACGTGTTTGGTGCTGCATCCAGTAAAGAAATTGTTTCCGCACCCATCAGCAACGGTGCGTCTAACAACGCCAATACTTTACCGAACGGAGCTCGCGTCCCCTTTGTCTTCGGAGCGGAGTCCGCCAGCACGAACAATCAGCAAGCGAACCAGCAGCCTAATCAGGCGACAGCTTTCAATGGGAACATCAATCAGAATAGCGTGACCAATCAGAATCAAATACCAGCAGGTGGTTCGCAAAATATTGCTCAGGCAAACTGGAGTCAGGGACAAGGAGCGAATGCTCAGCTTCAATCACAGCCACAGTACAACGGAATGATAAACGGGCAGGGAGTTCAACCCGTGAATTACAATACCGCGAACAATGGAATGGCGAACAGTGGAATGGTTCCAAACAATTCCACCGATCCTGGTTCCGTTCTGCCACTCAATCAAATGAATTCTGCCACAAGCAACGCATTGCCATCTATTAATCCCGGAACCGAGAATCAAACCGGTTGGGGAATGTCTCCTGCCACGAATGGCATGCCGACGGTCAACGGAATCAATACTGCCAATGGCATCAACAACGGAACCGGCAACTTGCAGGCACAGACCCAGCAATACGATGCCTGGGGAAATCCCATTCCATCGAACATGTTGAATAATGCGAATCAACAACAACCGCAGGTCTTTCCTTCGACTCAAGCGATGATGCCGCAGAATCAAGTGTTCAATCCGTCAGCCGGACAATACCAGAACGGTGCTGCTGCTCAGAATGGTCAAGCGTATCAGTACCCACAGCAATCACAGCCAGTCATTACACCCGGTTCCAATAACAGGAATGCCTACAGCGGACAGAATGAAACCGTCCGTTTTTAA